The nucleotide window ACATCCGGGGGCCGAGCTCATATCTGCCCCAGTCGCTCATCGCGACCGTCATGGGCAGGTTGCGGGCGAGGGTCCGGAACAGCCCGATCGGCGGCGTGCCGGCGGGCATCATCGCTGCGAGCTGTGCCGCGACGTCCGCCGCGTATGGGGCGTCGAGCGGTGGGACACGAGCCACGGCGCCACCTCCGATGCTTCGGATTCAGAAGCACCGTAACGCTTCTCAATCAGAAGCACCAGGCGGGTCGTCCACGACCTGGGCCGAGGCCCACTCGCCGGACCACCGGGCGAGCGGCCGCAGCGCGCGGTAGGCGCCGTGCCCGAGCTCGGTCAGGGCGTACGCGGCGTCCGGCCGCTGCTCCACGAGCCCGGCGTCGAGCAGTTCGGTGAGCCGTTGCCGCAGGACGCTGGAGGACATGTCGTCGCAGCGCTGCTGTAGCGCGCGGAAGCCGACGGCGCCGTGGCGCAGCTCCCAGACGATGCGCAGGTTCCACCGGCGCCCGAACAGGTCGAGCGCGGCCATCAGCGGCCGGCCGGTGCTGGATCCTCGAACCGGCCTTCCCGGCCTGGGCACCGACACGACTGTCCACCTTCCTCGGGCGAGTCTGCCACCCCGTCACTCGTGGTAGTGAATCGCATCAGATAAGTCACCACGACTGCATAGAGTGGACTTCTCAGGAGATTCTGGAGGTCACGTGCCCGTAATCATGATCCTGCGTCTCAAGGCCGATGCGACCGCCCTCGAACGTTTCACCGACGCCAATCCCGGCCTGATGGAAGGCATCTCCGCCGCCGGACAGGCGGTCGGCGCCACCCGGCACACCTTCGCCGCCGCGGGCGACGAGGTCCTCGTGATCGACGAGTGGCCGGACGAGGCCACGTTCCAGAAGTTCTTCGACAGCCAGACCGAGATCCCGCGGGTCATGCAGGAGGCCGGCGCGCAGGGCCCGCCGGAGATCACCTTCTACCGCAAGCTCGACGTGCCCGGCCAGTTCTAGGCCGGACCCGCAT belongs to Amorphoplanes digitatis and includes:
- a CDS encoding winged helix-turn-helix transcriptional regulator encodes the protein MSVPRPGRPVRGSSTGRPLMAALDLFGRRWNLRIVWELRHGAVGFRALQQRCDDMSSSVLRQRLTELLDAGLVEQRPDAAYALTELGHGAYRALRPLARWSGEWASAQVVDDPPGASD